In a single window of the Alphaproteobacteria bacterium LSUCC0684 genome:
- the aroQ gene encoding type II 3-dehydroquinate dehydratase yields MTDLPALLIINGPNLNMLGKREPSIYGTATLADIENLCRDAAETHGFASRFMQSNSEHEIIDAIHQAITGNVAAILINAGAFTHTSVAIRDALAMVSGPVIEIHLSNVHARESFRHHSYIAGVASGVIAGFGPASYTLAVDAAASLLSRE; encoded by the coding sequence ATGACAGATTTACCGGCACTGCTTATCATCAATGGCCCGAACCTTAACATGCTCGGCAAGCGCGAACCTTCGATCTATGGGACCGCGACGCTGGCTGATATCGAAAACCTGTGCCGTGATGCAGCGGAAACGCACGGCTTTGCCAGCAGGTTCATGCAATCCAACAGCGAGCATGAGATTATCGATGCCATTCATCAGGCGATCACCGGCAACGTTGCGGCGATCCTCATCAACGCCGGCGCGTTCACCCATACATCGGTTGCCATCCGGGATGCGCTCGCGATGGTCAGCGGCCCGGTGATCGAGATACATCTTTCCAATGTGCATGCGCGGGAAAGTTTCCGCCATCATTCGTATATCGCTGGTGTTGCCAGCGGGGTTATTGCAGGATTTGGCCCTGCTTCCTACACTCTGGCCGTGGATGCCGCGGCGTCATTACTGTCGAGGGAGTGA
- the accB gene encoding acetyl-CoA carboxylase biotin carboxyl carrier protein — MTKKAEPKGVELVQQLTDIMQDAGLVEIEYNTDDVSIRLSRAASAAPAMPLAAAMPAQPAAPAAEPVPAPAEEEITSSHPGAVSSPMVGTVYLAPEPGAANFVGEGDTVKAGQTLVIVEAMKVMNPITAPKSGKVSRILVGNGQPVEYGEVLIVIE, encoded by the coding sequence ATGACAAAAAAAGCCGAACCCAAAGGCGTTGAGCTGGTCCAGCAACTGACCGACATCATGCAGGATGCCGGGCTGGTGGAGATCGAATACAATACCGATGATGTATCGATCAGGCTGTCGCGCGCGGCTTCCGCCGCGCCAGCCATGCCGCTTGCCGCCGCCATGCCTGCCCAGCCTGCGGCACCGGCAGCCGAGCCTGTACCGGCACCAGCCGAAGAAGAGATCACCTCAAGCCATCCCGGGGCCGTCAGCTCACCGATGGTCGGCACGGTCTATCTCGCGCCGGAGCCGGGGGCAGCCAATTTCGTCGGCGAAGGTGACACGGTAAAAGCCGGCCAGACGCTGGTGATTGTCGAGGCGATGAAGGTCATGAACCCGATCACGGCGCCAAAATCAGGCAAAGTTTCCCGTATCCTGGTTGGCAATGGCCAGCCGGTGGAATACGGCGAAGTCCTGATTGTGATTGAATAG
- the accC gene encoding acetyl-CoA carboxylase biotin carboxylase subunit, producing the protein MIRKILIANRGDVALRVLRACRDMGIETVAVHSTADADAMHVRLADESVCIGDAPSKDSYLNVPAIITAASITGADAIHPGVGFLSENADFARVVNAHGLIFIGPRIEHIIAMGDKVEAKRTAAEAGLPLVPGSDGAVDTLDDARKVAKEVGYPVLIKAASGGGGRGMKVAASPDNLSEAFSSARSEAKAAFGDDTVYIERYLDNPRHIEIQIVADSHGNVIHLGERECSVQRRHQKLLEEAPSPVLDEAQRNSIGAIAANAAAKMGYLGLGTMEFLYENGEFFFIEMNTRLQVEHPITEEITGVDLVQEQIRIADGAELSIRQEDVRFNGHAIECRINAEHPETFFPTPGTVTNFHAPGGPGVRMESFLYPGYAIPPHYDSLIAKLIVHGENREHCLARLRRALTEFVIEPMPTSLDLHRKLVMDKDIISGEYTIRWLEEDFLPRQSS; encoded by the coding sequence ATGATCAGGAAAATCCTAATTGCCAATCGGGGCGATGTTGCGCTCAGGGTCCTGCGGGCGTGCCGCGATATGGGGATTGAAACCGTTGCGGTTCATTCCACAGCGGATGCCGATGCCATGCATGTGCGTCTTGCGGATGAAAGCGTATGTATCGGTGATGCGCCATCGAAGGACAGTTACCTCAATGTTCCGGCGATCATCACCGCCGCCTCGATTACCGGCGCCGATGCTATTCATCCCGGCGTGGGGTTTCTTTCGGAAAATGCCGATTTCGCGCGGGTTGTGAACGCGCATGGGCTGATCTTCATCGGCCCCCGGATCGAACATATCATCGCCATGGGGGACAAGGTTGAAGCCAAACGCACCGCCGCCGAAGCCGGGCTGCCGCTAGTTCCCGGCTCTGATGGTGCGGTCGACACCCTTGACGACGCCCGCAAGGTTGCAAAAGAGGTCGGTTATCCCGTGCTGATCAAGGCCGCTTCCGGCGGTGGCGGGCGCGGGATGAAGGTCGCCGCCAGCCCTGACAATCTTTCGGAGGCGTTTTCTTCCGCCCGGAGCGAGGCCAAGGCCGCCTTCGGTGATGATACCGTCTATATCGAACGCTATCTCGACAATCCCCGCCATATCGAGATCCAGATCGTGGCCGACAGCCATGGCAATGTCATTCATCTCGGCGAACGTGAATGTTCGGTTCAGCGCCGTCACCAGAAACTGCTTGAGGAAGCGCCCTCGCCGGTGCTTGATGAGGCCCAGCGTAACTCCATCGGCGCCATCGCCGCAAATGCCGCCGCAAAGATGGGATATCTTGGTCTCGGGACCATGGAGTTTCTTTACGAGAACGGCGAATTCTTCTTTATCGAGATGAACACCCGGCTGCAGGTTGAACACCCGATCACCGAAGAAATCACCGGCGTTGACCTTGTGCAGGAGCAGATTCGCATCGCCGACGGGGCCGAGCTTTCGATCCGGCAGGAAGATGTGCGCTTCAACGGCCATGCCATCGAATGCCGCATCAATGCCGAGCATCCCGAAACCTTTTTCCCGACGCCGGGCACGGTGACAAATTTCCATGCCCCGGGCGGGCCGGGCGTCCGGATGGAAAGCTTCCTTTATCCCGGATATGCCATCCCTCCCCATTACGACAGCCTGATCGCCAAACTGATTGTCCATGGCGAGAATCGGGAACATTGTCTGGCGCGGCTGCGGCGGGCGCTCACCGAATTTGTCATTGAGCCGATGCCGACATCGCTTGACCTGCATCGCAAACTGGTGATGGACAAGGATATCATCAGCGGGGAATATACCATCCGCTGGCTGGAAGAAGACTTCCTGCCCCGGCAATCTTCCTGA
- the aat gene encoding leucyl/phenylalanyl-tRNA--protein transferase: MAEAREDERIFFVDPEERGILPIEAVHIPRRLRRRIRQRPYNVTINTAFDAVIDGCREVTRRRADSWINPQIRQLYCALHRLGFAHSIEVWNKPETGAPELVGGLYGVALAGAFFGESMFSRSSDASKIALIHLMARLSKGGFVLLDTQFSNTHLEQFGVMEIPRAAFQKKLETALATKAAMPVDEDDWPWVQSFLQSSTETS, translated from the coding sequence ATGGCGGAAGCCCGGGAAGATGAGCGGATCTTTTTTGTCGACCCCGAAGAGCGCGGGATTCTGCCTATCGAGGCGGTGCATATACCGCGGCGCCTGCGCCGCCGTATCCGCCAGCGCCCGTACAATGTCACGATCAACACCGCCTTTGATGCCGTGATCGACGGCTGCCGGGAAGTCACGCGGCGGCGGGCCGACAGCTGGATCAACCCCCAGATCAGGCAGCTTTACTGCGCGCTGCATCGGCTGGGCTTCGCCCATTCGATCGAAGTCTGGAACAAACCTGAAACCGGCGCGCCCGAGTTGGTCGGCGGGCTTTATGGCGTTGCCCTTGCCGGAGCATTTTTCGGCGAATCCATGTTCAGCCGGTCAAGTGATGCGTCAAAGATTGCGCTTATTCACCTGATGGCGCGTCTCAGCAAAGGGGGATTTGTCCTCCTCGACACCCAGTTCAGCAATACCCATCTCGAACAGTTCGGGGTGATGGAAATCCCGCGTGCGGCATTTCAGAAGAAGCTTGAGACCGCGCTTGCCACCAAGGCGGCCATGCCAGTGGATGAAGATGACTGGCCCTGGGTTCAGTCTTTCCTGCAATCGAGCACGGAAACATCATAG
- a CDS encoding DUF2155 domain-containing protein — protein MMARGRALVASGMLALSVGTAHATDTWLQGDVVELQALDKITARISTLVVEVGKPHRYGTLELLIHACTFRPPTMPPEDAALLEIHGVDHKGLLSDEPVFKGWMFQSSPALNALEHPVYDVSVLDCRKD, from the coding sequence ATGATGGCTAGGGGCCGGGCCCTTGTTGCCTCTGGCATGCTGGCCTTATCTGTCGGGACGGCGCACGCCACCGACACCTGGCTTCAGGGGGATGTGGTCGAGCTTCAGGCCCTCGACAAGATCACCGCCCGCATTTCAACGCTTGTCGTCGAGGTTGGAAAGCCGCATCGCTACGGCACGCTTGAGCTCTTGATACATGCCTGCACTTTCCGTCCCCCCACCATGCCGCCCGAAGATGCGGCCCTGCTTGAAATCCATGGCGTCGACCATAAAGGGCTTTTAAGCGATGAGCCGGTTTTCAAGGGATGGATGTTTCAGTCAAGCCCGGCGCTCAACGCGCTTGAGCATCCCGTCTATGATGTTTCCGTGCTCGATTGCAGGAAAGACTGA
- a CDS encoding outer membrane lipid asymmetry maintenance protein MlaD translates to MTRNTIETVMGAVVLLVAGVFLYLAYTATNIQSSSGIRLNAEFGSVSGLGVGDEVRISGIAVGKVIGTSLNEKTFGATVTLSIDERISLPSDTAARIAATSLLGGSHVELIPGFEEEYLGDGDTIFDTRDPVNLTDLLGKAIFSSGSNDG, encoded by the coding sequence ATGACAAGAAACACCATTGAAACCGTCATGGGAGCTGTTGTCCTGCTGGTTGCAGGCGTGTTTCTTTATCTTGCCTATACCGCAACGAATATCCAGTCCTCCTCCGGCATCCGGCTGAATGCGGAATTCGGCAGCGTCAGCGGCCTTGGCGTCGGCGATGAGGTCCGGATTTCGGGCATCGCTGTGGGCAAGGTCATCGGCACAAGTCTTAATGAGAAGACTTTTGGTGCCACGGTAACGCTGTCGATTGATGAGCGGATCTCGCTTCCATCCGATACCGCCGCCCGGATCGCCGCCACATCTCTTCTTGGTGGCAGTCATGTCGAGCTTATCCCGGGGTTTGAGGAAGAGTATCTCGGCGATGGCGATACGATTTTCGACACCCGCGACCCGGTCAACCTGACCGATCTTCTCGGCAAGGCCATTTTCTCTTCCGGATCAAATGATGGCTAG
- a CDS encoding NADH:ubiquinone oxidoreductase subunit NDUFA12, whose translation MSIISRFLISLTSRQVGADAHGNRYFESRRPGRLGRFRRFVVYAGSAEASKVPADWHGWLHHTEELPPPEGGYARRSWQKDHLPNLTGTVYAHKPAGDLMKGGRRKPATGDYEAWQPE comes from the coding sequence ATGAGCATTATATCAAGATTTCTCATTTCGCTGACATCTCGCCAGGTGGGCGCTGATGCGCATGGCAACCGCTATTTTGAATCAAGGCGTCCTGGCCGTCTCGGCCGCTTCAGGCGATTCGTTGTCTATGCCGGATCAGCCGAGGCAAGCAAGGTGCCGGCGGACTGGCATGGCTGGCTGCACCACACCGAGGAGTTGCCACCACCGGAAGGGGGATATGCCCGCCGGTCCTGGCAGAAAGATCACCTGCCCAATCTCACCGGAACGGTCTATGCCCATAAGCCTGCGGGGGATCTGATGAAAGGCGGCAGGCGCAAACCCGCCACCGGAGATTACGAGGCCTGGCAGCCGGAGTAG